Proteins found in one Mucilaginibacter gracilis genomic segment:
- a CDS encoding rhodanese-like domain-containing protein → MNIFKQLFGASDEPDLQTIIKEGAFLVDVRNPSEFAGGHVKGSVNIPLDQIVTQLSKFKNKKNIVVFCQSGGRSMMAKSILTKSGIDNVINGKTWEQVNRFVNQ, encoded by the coding sequence ATGAATATATTTAAGCAATTATTCGGTGCATCGGATGAGCCTGATCTGCAAACTATTATCAAAGAAGGTGCTTTTTTGGTAGATGTGCGTAACCCCTCAGAATTTGCGGGAGGCCATGTTAAGGGTTCGGTAAACATCCCCTTGGACCAGATAGTAACACAGTTATCAAAATTTAAGAACAAAAAAAACATTGTGGTTTTTTGCCAAAGCGGCGGACGCAGTATGATGGCCAAATCAATTTTAACCAAAAGCGGAATTGATAACGTTATTAACGGGAAAACCTGGGAACAGGTTAACCGGTTTGTGAACCAATAA
- a CDS encoding RNA polymerase sigma factor: MANDKKGKDLLPEWEQFITNKDSKAFHDLYIGYYHYFHFLGKKKGFAPPIIEDAISDLFLYIWGNSEKLRVVRNHHNYLVTFFINKLLSKRGPGKEDVIDIMEISELLTVPSAEYEHITANVQESVAETIKSYVERLPPKQRLMIYQKFYLGLSYNEISTTNNVSVRTAYNTIFHAINTLKANLSKEKVLISGLLSLSIIFFLFFFKNLW; this comes from the coding sequence ATGGCAAATGATAAAAAAGGAAAAGACTTATTGCCAGAATGGGAACAATTTATTACAAATAAAGATTCTAAAGCATTTCATGATCTTTATATTGGCTATTATCATTATTTTCATTTTTTAGGAAAAAAAAAGGGGTTCGCCCCTCCTATCATCGAAGATGCGATAAGTGATCTTTTTCTGTATATCTGGGGAAATTCCGAGAAATTACGCGTTGTAAGAAATCATCACAATTACCTGGTTACATTTTTCATCAATAAACTATTGAGCAAAAGGGGGCCGGGGAAAGAAGATGTGATTGATATTATGGAAATATCAGAACTGCTTACAGTTCCGTCTGCCGAATACGAGCATATTACGGCTAACGTGCAAGAAAGCGTAGCCGAAACCATTAAAAGTTACGTAGAACGGCTGCCGCCAAAGCAAAGATTAATGATTTACCAGAAATTTTACCTCGGATTATCATACAATGAAATCTCAACAACTAATAATGTATCCGTTAGAACCGCTTACAACACCATATTTCACGCTATAAATACTTTAAAAGCTAATTTAAGTAAAGAAAAGGTCTTAATTTCAGGTCTTTTATCATTAAGTATCATCTTTTTTTTATTTTTTTTCAAAAATCTCTGGTAA
- a CDS encoding FecR family protein, whose protein sequence is MHTKDFLYLLEDQSFLNYCNGSNQNDTEYWQNQLLEHPEDEKAIQELKVLVILLTEETRKQQAEAGFKLLQQNISAQTKITGKVRPLFKRLSVAASLLVVLSTGLYLYISKNNKSIAYSINKSNDVKPGGNKAILILANGTKIDLTNAQNGTLAVQNGTQISKMADGQVIYQPAENLNGQGNAPDINTIQTPVKGRYMIVLPDGTKVWLNSVSSLRYPSVFDEKTREVELTGEAYFEVAHVTLKGTNKRVPFIVQTTSATNPNKTQKIEVLGTHFNVNCYDDEPLSKTTLLEGSIKVSNANITGGREALLSPGQELSSGNGKFNVGQADIEAAIAWKNDDFVFREDIRSALRKVARWYDVDIDYAESAPKQLMLGGWISRKKNISEVLDMMEGTGKVHFIITGRRIMVTE, encoded by the coding sequence ATGCATACAAAAGATTTTTTATACCTGCTGGAAGACCAAAGCTTTTTAAATTATTGCAATGGTAGTAATCAAAACGATACGGAGTATTGGCAAAACCAGCTATTGGAGCATCCTGAAGATGAGAAAGCTATTCAGGAGCTTAAAGTATTGGTAATATTATTAACCGAAGAAACCCGGAAACAGCAAGCAGAAGCAGGTTTTAAATTGCTGCAACAAAATATATCTGCGCAAACAAAAATTACCGGTAAAGTTAGGCCCTTGTTTAAACGGCTATCCGTTGCAGCCTCCTTATTAGTAGTGTTATCTACCGGGCTTTATCTCTATATTTCAAAAAATAACAAGTCCATAGCTTATTCCATCAACAAATCCAACGATGTTAAACCTGGTGGCAATAAAGCCATACTCATTTTAGCTAACGGAACAAAGATTGACCTTACCAATGCCCAAAACGGAACATTAGCCGTACAAAACGGAACTCAGATATCTAAAATGGCCGATGGCCAGGTTATTTATCAGCCTGCCGAAAACCTTAACGGCCAGGGAAACGCACCTGATATCAATACCATCCAAACACCTGTAAAAGGCCGGTACATGATCGTTCTGCCCGATGGTACCAAAGTATGGCTAAACTCGGTATCATCATTACGTTACCCTTCTGTTTTTGATGAGAAAACAAGGGAGGTTGAGTTAACCGGCGAAGCTTATTTTGAAGTTGCCCATGTTACCTTAAAGGGAACCAACAAAAGGGTACCTTTTATTGTGCAAACAACATCGGCTACCAACCCCAATAAAACGCAAAAGATTGAGGTATTAGGTACGCATTTTAATGTTAATTGTTATGATGACGAGCCTCTTAGCAAAACTACTTTGCTCGAGGGTAGCATTAAAGTTTCAAACGCCAATATAACAGGCGGCCGCGAAGCACTGCTCAGCCCGGGCCAGGAGTTGAGTTCAGGAAACGGTAAGTTTAATGTAGGCCAGGCCGATATTGAAGCAGCTATAGCCTGGAAAAACGATGATTTTGTATTTAGGGAAGATATCAGGAGTGCCCTGCGCAAGGTTGCACGCTGGTATGACGTAGATATTGATTACGCAGAATCGGCACCAAAACAGCTGATGCTTGGAGGCTGGATTTCGCGAAAGAAAAACATTTCTGAAGTGCTCGACATGATGGAAGGCACCGGAAAAGTTCATTTTATTATTACAGGAAGGAGGATTATGGTTACAGAGTAG
- a CDS encoding SusC/RagA family TonB-linked outer membrane protein translates to MLKLFTKFLMRHGKTSTRYLLMLMALVLIDNSKTLAQAKPIKITGTVTDSHGETVIGATVKVKGTTNATVTDVKGKYTINVADSRSVLVFSFIGYIAQEITVGTQTVINARFNDNSTSLNEVVVVGYGQVNRRDLTGSVSSVNVTDLNKAPVKSFDDALAGRVAGVQVTSPDGQPGASPAIIIRGGNSVTQDNSPLYVIDGFPIENYNNNSISPSDIESIDILKDASSTAIYGARGANGVIIITTKKGKTGPPVITYDNYYGVQSNINRQNVMDPYNYVKYVLETDSVLATNLTQDYTFYNIQNATYNPTGTLSLNDYLNQPAIDWQSQVFRKAAMQSHVVALRGGTKDTKYTVTGSYLGQDGTVIGSGFKRYQGRVTLDQNINEKFKVGLNTNYSYIVTNGNQVGGTFTTADPLLISTWRYRPVVPPGTDPNAILTQAQDGAVITSTNYEWNPVLTATNEIRNRSTNLLTANTYLDYNFIPELRLRVSGGLNSSMLEYDQFNTSQSRLGSPASTLGSGGPNGSVSNYSIVNLLNENTLTYTKVFARKNNVNALVGFSMGKNITSSNSFSALGVPNESLGVSGLAQGTPGTITTNKSSNTLASFLARINYSYDSRYLATASFRADGSSKFIGDNIWGYFPSGSLAWHLSQESFLKKNKIISDAKVRSSYGITGNNRVSDTAPYGLLGVGSISGGVAGAYAANNTLINGAYPLNLANPNLKWESTAETDFGLDIGFLNQRITLTADVYNKTTTDLLLNASLPGSSGYLSTYENIGSVQNRGLEFAITTVNVSTKNITWSSSFNISFNRNKVLSLTSGQTYLNTIVKWESGNTIAASPGFVARVGQPIGMFYGLTSDGVYQTSDFASTGTNNVLNAGVPYYGTVNKTVQPGSWKYKDLNGDGIIDVNDATTIGNPNPKFTGGFSNNVSYKGFDLNVFFQFSYGSQIMNVNRILMEGGGGISNVQGANQFATYADRWTTTNPSNLYARAGTGGTQPAFYSSRDVEDGSFLRLKTVNLGYRFNSDFIKKAGMSSLRLYLSAQNLYTWTKYSGLDPEVSSFSSALTPGVDYSAYPRAKVVTLGLNLSL, encoded by the coding sequence ATGCTCAAATTATTTACAAAATTTTTAATGAGGCATGGCAAAACTTCAACCAGGTATTTGCTTATGCTGATGGCGCTTGTTTTAATTGATAACTCAAAAACACTAGCCCAGGCAAAGCCTATCAAAATTACAGGCACCGTAACCGACAGCCACGGCGAAACGGTGATTGGTGCAACGGTAAAAGTAAAAGGAACAACCAATGCAACCGTTACCGATGTTAAAGGTAAGTATACCATAAACGTTGCAGACAGCCGCTCGGTATTAGTTTTTAGTTTTATAGGTTATATTGCTCAGGAAATAACTGTAGGTACACAAACCGTAATAAATGCCAGGTTCAATGATAACTCTACAAGCTTAAACGAGGTTGTGGTTGTAGGCTATGGCCAGGTTAACCGTCGTGATCTCACAGGCTCTGTAAGCTCGGTAAATGTAACCGACCTGAATAAAGCACCTGTGAAATCGTTCGACGATGCTTTGGCCGGCAGGGTTGCTGGCGTTCAGGTTACTTCGCCCGATGGGCAGCCTGGAGCTTCGCCGGCAATTATTATACGGGGCGGTAATTCGGTAACACAAGATAACTCACCCTTGTATGTTATTGACGGTTTCCCGATAGAAAATTACAACAATAACTCCATCAGTCCCTCAGATATCGAATCGATCGATATTCTAAAAGACGCATCTTCAACGGCTATCTACGGTGCACGCGGAGCAAATGGCGTTATTATAATTACCACAAAAAAAGGAAAAACCGGGCCACCTGTTATCACTTATGATAACTACTATGGTGTTCAATCGAATATCAACAGGCAAAACGTGATGGATCCGTACAATTACGTGAAATATGTTTTAGAAACAGATTCGGTATTGGCCACAAATTTGACACAGGATTACACTTTCTATAACATCCAAAATGCAACCTACAATCCAACCGGAACATTATCATTAAATGATTATTTAAATCAACCCGCAATTGATTGGCAGTCGCAAGTGTTCCGTAAAGCTGCTATGCAAAGTCATGTTGTAGCACTAAGAGGTGGAACAAAAGATACCAAGTATACCGTTACCGGCTCTTACCTGGGCCAGGATGGTACCGTTATAGGTTCGGGGTTTAAACGTTATCAGGGCCGCGTAACGCTTGATCAAAATATAAACGAAAAGTTTAAAGTAGGTTTAAATACCAATTATAGTTACATAGTAACCAATGGCAACCAGGTTGGAGGTACTTTTACAACAGCCGATCCGCTGCTTATTAGTACCTGGAGATACCGCCCCGTTGTACCTCCGGGAACAGACCCGAATGCTATTTTAACACAGGCACAAGACGGTGCTGTTATAACCTCAACCAATTACGAGTGGAACCCTGTTTTAACGGCCACCAACGAAATCAGGAACCGGTCAACTAACTTATTAACAGCAAACACCTATCTGGATTATAACTTTATTCCCGAATTAAGGCTGCGGGTTTCGGGCGGCTTAAATTCAAGTATGCTGGAGTACGATCAGTTTAACACGTCACAATCACGTCTGGGGAGTCCTGCTAGTACGCTAGGGAGCGGCGGGCCTAACGGCTCGGTGAGCAATTATTCTATCGTTAATTTGCTGAACGAAAATACACTTACGTATACCAAGGTTTTTGCCCGAAAAAACAATGTAAATGCATTGGTTGGTTTTTCGATGGGTAAAAACATCACCTCGTCAAACTCTTTTTCGGCACTTGGCGTTCCTAACGAAAGTTTAGGGGTTAGTGGCCTGGCACAAGGTACACCCGGAACCATTACAACTAACAAATCCAGCAACACGCTGGCATCATTTTTAGCGCGGATAAATTATAGCTACGATTCGAGGTATTTGGCTACGGCAAGCTTTAGGGCCGATGGTTCTTCAAAATTTATTGGCGATAATATATGGGGCTATTTTCCATCCGGATCGTTGGCATGGCATCTTAGTCAGGAGAGTTTCCTTAAGAAGAATAAAATAATATCGGATGCTAAAGTACGCTCAAGCTATGGCATTACCGGTAACAATAGGGTTTCGGATACGGCGCCATATGGCCTTTTGGGTGTGGGCTCAATATCTGGCGGCGTTGCCGGTGCTTACGCTGCAAACAATACATTAATAAACGGAGCCTATCCGTTAAACCTTGCTAATCCTAATTTGAAATGGGAAAGCACCGCCGAAACCGATTTTGGTTTAGATATTGGCTTTTTAAACCAGCGCATTACGCTAACTGCCGATGTATACAATAAAACAACCACCGATTTGTTGTTAAACGCTTCTTTACCAGGTTCGTCAGGGTATTTAAGTACTTATGAGAACATTGGGTCGGTGCAAAACAGAGGGCTTGAGTTTGCTATAACAACCGTGAACGTTAGCACAAAAAATATTACATGGAGCAGCTCCTTCAATATTTCTTTTAACCGCAATAAAGTTTTATCGCTCACATCGGGCCAAACGTACTTAAATACCATTGTTAAATGGGAATCGGGCAATACCATAGCCGCCAGCCCTGGCTTTGTTGCCCGCGTGGGGCAGCCTATAGGCATGTTTTATGGTTTGACATCGGATGGTGTTTATCAAACATCTGATTTTGCTTCAACTGGCACAAATAATGTATTAAATGCCGGCGTACCTTATTATGGTACGGTAAACAAAACCGTTCAGCCGGGTTCATGGAAATATAAAGACTTGAATGGCGACGGTATTATAGACGTTAACGATGCCACAACCATAGGCAACCCCAATCCTAAATTTACGGGCGGTTTCTCTAACAATGTTTCTTACAAAGGTTTCGATTTAAACGTATTCTTTCAATTTAGTTACGGCAGCCAGATCATGAATGTTAACCGCATATTGATGGAAGGCGGAGGTGGTATTTCCAACGTGCAGGGCGCAAACCAGTTTGCCACTTACGCCGACCGCTGGACCACGACCAACCCGAGCAACCTTTACGCCCGCGCCGGCACTGGTGGTACCCAGCCCGCTTTTTATTCGTCAAGGGATGTGGAGGACGGTTCTTTCCTACGACTCAAAACAGTTAATTTGGGTTACCGGTTTAACTCGGATTTTATTAAAAAAGCCGGAATGTCAAGTTTACGCTTGTACTTATCGGCTCAAAACCTATATACCTGGACTAAATACTCTGGTTTAGACCCCGAAGTGAGCTCTTTTTCATCGGCATTAACACCCGGTGTAGATTATTCGGCCTACCCGAGAGCTAAAGTTGTTACCCTCGGTTTAAACTTATCCTTATAA
- a CDS encoding SusC/RagA family TonB-linked outer membrane protein: protein MLTLMQVSAATLAQRISISKRNAPLESVLKDIRQQSGYDILFDLDLVLKAKPVTVDLVNATLDEALQSSLAGQQLTYTLENKKIVIKEIRLFDKIKNVFSASVDVRCTVTDSLGSTLPGAIVTVKGTKTTYVADNNGEFTALDIPPAGMVLVTTYVGYQRQETYINRDAKSPLRIVLKPAMTRLNEVSVVYDGYHKISKERAAGAYSSISHDEIQAMPAVNLMSRLEGKLPGVNFDVRSNYLQVRGINDYSENSAVLIVVDGFPLISPSDQPRLTNLTGNVTGNAVIGNLNPDDIEQITVLKDASATSIWGSRGANGVIVIETRKGKKGLPVINANYTLGVSQRPNFNNLKWMNSAQYIDMEQDLVNRGMLTDPASVSSGSAMYTANNSDATEWMYRVKRGTATAGQRDAALAELSTHSSLEQINKYLLQNAVSNQANISVSGGADNTIYSVSGNYTKDQPFYKGNWAENMILNSNTSSDVFNKTLTIRTGLNYRYSNSTYNGAAVDALSTTTTSLRPYDNLVDDNGNHIQRTIIFRQSIGDGLVSQGYLPFGYNAIDELNYSNTVSKTNSIRLSAGINGKITRDLNADVSFMSQRQFGSNVTINELNSYANRIQLNTYTVVNNGKLSYGIPYGGTYYEENPTAYDTDVRGQLNFDHSWKEGHQVTALAGTEIRETGTSTTTSTRYGYNQDSNSIGVFSPNASIPTFYGYSTTLSNNLSGISATRRRYLSYYANAGYSFLDKYFATGSVRFDDATMVGIDPSVRAKPFWSAGFRWNATKEDFFSKVSWLSKLAVRLTVGTAGTVPTVGSNITVLSVSSQSDSRTGLTTATIGTPANSTLRWSTTRQINFGTDFGLFKNRLIGSFDIYTKKTVDIPVNQVYNPTYGWSYLTFNTATMAGHGIDLGLTGDVIRMRKFKWSSTFNFTYATNKITDAHYINETANILAGGTYIEGLPVGALFVYKWAGLDNKGQSQVYDRNNNIVSSTTSISNFTRADLKYAGVTYAPYTGGFFNTFNYGPFSATAQITYYFGSVFTKPSVTTNNYATNNSTFYGSIGKVEDIAYRWRKPGDEATTNIPGITNSSYNSIFRYQNSDLLVEKGDHLRLQQVSLAYTVPAKYIPRSIFKSLSLSANIQNLGIIWRANKDHLDPLYTNSSGNYSNLPPALSYLIGVNASF from the coding sequence ATGTTAACGCTAATGCAGGTTAGTGCTGCCACTCTGGCGCAGCGCATATCCATCAGTAAGCGTAACGCTCCGTTAGAAAGCGTTTTAAAAGATATCCGCCAGCAAAGCGGCTACGATATTCTTTTTGACCTTGACCTTGTTTTAAAGGCCAAACCCGTTACCGTAGATTTGGTTAACGCTACCCTTGACGAGGCGCTTCAAAGTTCGCTGGCCGGGCAGCAGCTCACGTATACCTTAGAGAATAAAAAAATAGTAATTAAGGAGATCCGGCTGTTCGATAAAATAAAAAACGTTTTTTCGGCTTCGGTTGATGTAAGGTGTACAGTTACCGATAGCCTTGGAAGCACCCTACCCGGGGCCATTGTAACAGTAAAAGGCACAAAAACAACTTATGTGGCCGATAATAACGGCGAATTTACTGCCCTGGATATACCACCCGCCGGGATGGTATTGGTAACTACCTACGTAGGTTATCAGCGCCAGGAAACTTACATCAACCGCGATGCTAAAAGCCCTTTGCGCATTGTATTAAAGCCCGCCATGACTCGCCTTAACGAGGTAAGTGTGGTTTATGATGGGTATCATAAAATATCAAAAGAGCGTGCCGCGGGTGCCTACTCTTCCATTTCGCATGATGAAATACAAGCCATGCCCGCCGTTAACTTAATGTCGAGGCTGGAAGGCAAGTTGCCTGGTGTTAATTTTGACGTACGCAGTAACTACCTACAGGTACGTGGCATAAACGATTATAGCGAAAACAGCGCAGTACTCATCGTGGTAGACGGCTTCCCGCTCATCAGCCCCAGCGACCAGCCCCGGCTAACCAATTTAACCGGCAACGTAACCGGCAATGCTGTAATAGGCAACTTAAATCCCGACGATATTGAGCAAATTACGGTATTGAAAGATGCGTCTGCAACATCTATCTGGGGTTCGCGCGGTGCCAATGGCGTTATCGTGATTGAAACCCGCAAGGGTAAAAAAGGCTTGCCTGTTATTAATGCCAATTACACTTTGGGCGTTTCGCAGCGGCCAAACTTCAATAACCTGAAGTGGATGAACAGTGCCCAGTACATTGATATGGAACAGGATTTGGTGAACAGGGGAATGCTTACCGATCCGGCGTCAGTTTCTTCGGGTAGTGCCATGTACACTGCTAACAATAGCGACGCTACCGAATGGATGTACCGCGTAAAACGCGGAACGGCCACAGCAGGCCAGCGCGATGCGGCCTTGGCCGAATTGAGCACGCATAGTTCGCTCGAACAGATCAATAAATATCTGTTGCAAAATGCGGTGAGCAACCAGGCCAATATTTCTGTATCTGGCGGAGCCGATAATACGATTTACAGTGTTTCTGGAAACTACACCAAAGACCAGCCTTTTTACAAAGGAAACTGGGCTGAAAATATGATCCTGAATTCAAACACCTCATCCGATGTGTTTAATAAAACATTGACTATCAGAACCGGGCTTAATTACCGTTACTCCAATAGTACATATAACGGCGCCGCGGTAGATGCGCTTTCAACCACAACAACATCATTGCGGCCATATGATAACCTTGTTGATGATAACGGCAACCATATTCAACGCACCATCATCTTCAGGCAATCTATTGGCGATGGGCTGGTATCGCAAGGGTACCTTCCCTTCGGTTATAATGCTATTGACGAATTAAATTATTCAAATACAGTTTCCAAAACAAATTCAATCAGGCTCTCTGCAGGCATCAACGGTAAAATAACCAGAGACTTAAATGCCGATGTATCCTTTATGAGCCAGCGGCAATTTGGCAGTAACGTTACTATTAACGAACTGAATAGTTATGCCAACCGCATCCAATTGAATACGTATACTGTGGTAAACAATGGTAAACTTTCGTACGGGATACCTTATGGGGGCACTTATTACGAAGAAAACCCTACTGCTTACGATACTGATGTGCGCGGGCAATTAAATTTCGATCATTCGTGGAAAGAGGGTCACCAGGTAACTGCTTTAGCCGGTACCGAGATCAGGGAAACCGGTACCTCTACCACCACCTCAACCCGTTACGGCTATAACCAGGATTCCAATTCTATCGGTGTATTCAGTCCCAACGCTTCCATCCCTACCTTTTACGGCTATTCAACAACGTTGAGCAATAACCTAAGTGGTATTTCTGCCACCAGGCGCAGGTATCTTTCTTATTATGCTAACGCTGGCTATAGCTTTCTGGATAAATATTTTGCCACAGGTAGCGTAAGGTTTGATGACGCTACTATGGTGGGTATTGACCCATCTGTGAGGGCCAAACCATTCTGGTCTGCCGGTTTCCGTTGGAATGCCACTAAAGAGGATTTTTTTAGCAAGGTAAGTTGGTTGTCAAAACTCGCTGTCAGATTAACTGTGGGCACCGCCGGAACAGTACCTACAGTAGGAAGCAACATTACCGTACTTTCCGTGAGCAGCCAATCAGATAGCCGCACCGGTTTAACAACAGCCACTATAGGTACCCCCGCAAATAGTACGTTGCGCTGGTCAACCACCCGCCAAATCAATTTCGGTACCGATTTCGGCTTGTTCAAAAACCGGTTAATCGGGAGCTTTGATATTTACACTAAAAAAACTGTGGATATACCGGTTAATCAGGTGTATAACCCAACCTACGGCTGGTCTTACCTAACGTTTAACACGGCAACCATGGCTGGCCACGGCATTGATTTGGGTTTAACAGGTGATGTGATCCGGATGCGGAAGTTCAAATGGAGCTCAACCTTTAACTTCACTTATGCCACTAATAAAATTACCGATGCCCATTACATCAACGAAACGGCCAATATACTTGCCGGAGGCACCTATATAGAAGGTTTGCCGGTTGGCGCCTTATTTGTTTACAAATGGGCGGGCCTGGATAACAAGGGCCAGTCGCAAGTTTACGACCGCAATAACAACATTGTAAGCAGTACCACATCAATATCAAACTTTACCCGTGCCGATCTTAAATATGCCGGGGTAACCTACGCGCCTTATACCGGCGGCTTTTTTAACACGTTTAATTATGGGCCTTTCTCTGCAACGGCGCAAATAACCTATTACTTTGGCAGTGTATTCACCAAACCATCGGTAACAACCAACAATTACGCAACCAATAACTCTACTTTTTATGGTTCTATCGGAAAAGTTGAGGACATAGCTTACCGCTGGCGCAAACCTGGGGACGAGGCAACTACCAACATACCCGGTATTACCAATTCAAGCTACAACAGTATATTCCGTTATCAAAACTCGGACTTACTTGTAGAAAAGGGCGACCATCTACGCTTGCAACAAGTAAGTTTAGCTTATACCGTGCCGGCAAAGTATATACCCAGGAGTATTTTCAAGAGCTTGTCGCTTAGTGCCAATATCCAAAACTTAGGTATTATCTGGCGCGCCAATAAAGACCATCTGGACCCATTGTATACCAATAGCTCCGGTAATTACTCTAACCTGCCTCCGGCTTTAAGTTATTTAATTGGCGTAAACGCTTCATTTTAA
- a CDS encoding Crp/Fnr family transcriptional regulator: protein MDVLQGFGATFEPALIVEINEFGELRSFKDGDIIMDYGKYIRMMPLVLKGTLKVLKKDDNGNEILLYYLSSSETCSMAYSCCLEEKKSEVKATAEGDLTIVAIPHNKLDEWLCKYPSWKNYIMRSFNERFSEMLKSIESIAFYKLDDRLIAYLKEKQRLSGSSVIKASHYQIADELATSRVVISRLLKILENNGKILLYRNEIKLLNSFDM from the coding sequence ATGGATGTCTTACAAGGATTTGGAGCAACTTTTGAGCCTGCTTTGATTGTAGAAATTAACGAGTTTGGTGAATTACGGTCTTTTAAAGACGGGGATATTATTATGGATTATGGAAAGTATATCCGTATGATGCCCCTGGTATTGAAAGGTACTTTAAAAGTGCTAAAAAAAGACGACAATGGTAATGAGATTTTACTGTACTACTTGTCTAGCAGTGAAACCTGCTCCATGGCTTACAGTTGTTGCCTGGAGGAAAAGAAAAGCGAAGTTAAAGCCACAGCCGAAGGCGACCTTACCATTGTTGCCATACCGCATAATAAACTGGATGAATGGTTATGCAAATATCCGAGCTGGAAAAACTACATTATGCGTAGTTTTAACGAGCGTTTTTCTGAAATGCTAAAGTCCATCGAAAGCATTGCGTTTTATAAGTTGGATGACAGGCTCATCGCTTATTTGAAAGAAAAGCAACGGCTTTCGGGTTCAAGCGTTATCAAAGCATCACATTACCAGATCGCGGATGAACTGGCTACTTCGAGAGTAGTAATATCACGTTTGCTCAAAATATTAGAGAACAACGGAAAGATTTTATTATATCGCAATGAGATCAAGCTGCTCAACAGCTTTGATATGTAG